A portion of the Paucilactobacillus hokkaidonensis JCM 18461 genome contains these proteins:
- a CDS encoding ABC transporter substrate-binding protein, protein MKRFRQLLLLVLFLAAVATLSACSNKQTDASSDRVTITFWHGMTGERKTELNQMISDFNKSQSKYKVVGSSQGDFAGVQQKITAAAKSKTLPTIAQTTYTNVPNYVKGGFVTSFDPYISKSDLSDIYPAFLQATMYQGKRYSMPFSKSARILFYNKDLLKQEGLSVPTTWADIQNDGERLKAKGITAMAFDQSFVSELDGLTYQSGSQLLSSKPTVDSKQTLAATHVIWDMLQEGTATTAGTDGYGSTKFFAGKTLFYSGSSAAISTIQASTPKGMHWGTATLPSYQGKQATGIAGNDIVMFKSASTAQRKGSAAFVKYLMSNKQTIKWAEKTGYVPLTKSAQKDAGYQSYLAKNPTAKAASESLSFGFQDQAFLGYEQYLAALNKAVGEMTANQVTPEKSMTQLQQQVEKIVK, encoded by the coding sequence ATGAAACGATTCCGTCAATTACTGCTTCTTGTTCTATTTTTAGCTGCTGTTGCCACCCTTAGCGCGTGTTCCAACAAGCAAACTGATGCTTCATCTGACCGAGTTACGATCACTTTTTGGCACGGTATGACCGGTGAACGTAAAACTGAGTTGAACCAAATGATTAGCGATTTTAACAAATCACAGTCTAAATATAAGGTCGTCGGTAGCTCACAAGGGGACTTTGCCGGGGTCCAACAAAAAATAACGGCTGCTGCTAAGTCTAAGACACTCCCAACGATCGCCCAGACAACCTACACGAATGTTCCTAACTATGTTAAGGGTGGTTTTGTGACATCCTTTGATCCTTACATCAGTAAGTCCGATTTGAGCGATATCTATCCAGCGTTCTTGCAGGCTACTATGTATCAAGGAAAACGTTACTCGATGCCATTTTCTAAGTCCGCACGGATTTTATTTTATAACAAGGATTTGCTCAAACAAGAAGGGCTCAGTGTGCCAACCACATGGGCGGATATTCAAAATGATGGTGAACGGTTGAAAGCAAAAGGGATCACTGCAATGGCCTTTGATCAAAGCTTTGTCAGTGAACTCGACGGTTTGACTTATCAAAGTGGTTCACAGTTGCTTTCTAGTAAACCAACCGTCGACTCTAAGCAAACACTAGCTGCTACGCATGTTATCTGGGATATGCTCCAAGAGGGCACGGCAACAACTGCTGGTACAGATGGTTATGGCAGTACAAAATTTTTTGCTGGTAAAACATTATTTTACAGTGGCTCGTCGGCTGCAATTTCAACTATACAAGCAAGTACTCCTAAGGGGATGCACTGGGGGACTGCAACATTACCAAGTTACCAGGGTAAACAGGCTACCGGAATTGCGGGCAATGATATTGTGATGTTCAAATCAGCATCAACAGCGCAACGTAAGGGTTCTGCAGCATTTGTGAAGTATCTGATGAGCAATAAACAGACAATCAAATGGGCTGAAAAGACAGGGTATGTTCCGTTAACTAAGTCAGCACAAAAGGATGCGGGCTATCAGAGTTACTTAGCAAAGAATCCCACTGCAAAGGCTGCGTCTGAATCACTCAGTTTTGGTTTCCAAGATCAAGCATTTCTAGGCTACGAACAGTATTTAGCTGCACTGAATAAAGCGGTCGGTGAAATGACTGCCAATCAGGTAACACCGGAAAAATCCATGACACAGTTGCAACAGCAAGTGGAAAAGATCGTTAAGTAA
- the srtB gene encoding class B sortase: protein MDKRKKSTRSKIINILLLLVVLVGIYFVGNHFYQHYKVEQEVQATKTLTTKTVKKMPTEGNISINWKKLHKVNPRIKAWVYVPGTKINYAILQSKDNKFYLHHDEHNKSSISGQIFMDYRNHANFSSKNTFIYGHNMYDKTRFSDLSKYFSSSFLNAHKHVYIYTPTKKFVGTVFAVQSNSGPSKAHTLNFKNNKQFTDYVSYLKSRSSVKTNVKTSSVKKIATLWTCTERSTTGDAGETVSADKARTFVSLSLREVK from the coding sequence ATGGATAAAAGAAAAAAATCCACACGATCAAAAATTATCAACATCCTTTTATTGTTGGTAGTTTTAGTGGGCATTTATTTTGTTGGAAATCACTTTTATCAACACTATAAAGTCGAACAAGAAGTTCAGGCGACTAAGACTCTTACTACTAAAACAGTTAAAAAAATGCCCACTGAAGGTAATATTTCAATTAACTGGAAAAAACTGCACAAAGTGAATCCCAGAATTAAGGCTTGGGTTTATGTACCAGGAACAAAGATTAATTATGCAATTTTACAAAGCAAAGATAATAAGTTTTATCTACATCACGATGAGCATAATAAATCCTCAATTTCTGGGCAAATATTTATGGATTACCGTAATCATGCTAACTTTTCTAGTAAAAATACCTTTATTTATGGGCACAATATGTATGATAAAACGCGTTTTTCCGATTTATCAAAATACTTCAGTAGTAGTTTTCTTAATGCTCATAAACATGTCTATATCTATACGCCGACTAAGAAGTTTGTCGGAACCGTCTTTGCGGTTCAATCTAACAGCGGTCCATCAAAAGCACATACGCTGAATTTCAAAAATAATAAACAATTTACGGATTATGTTAGTTATTTAAAGTCACGTAGTTCAGTCAAAACCAACGTTAAAACTAGTTCAGTCAAAAAAATAGCTACTTTGTGGACGTGCACTGAACGTTCTACTACTGGTGATGCTGGAGAAACTGTGTCAGCTGACAAGGCTCGAACATTTGTGAGCTTGTCGTTGAGGGAAGTTAAGTAG
- a CDS encoding IS5-like element ISLho2 family transposase — MVYRKKTVQLSINSFETALGCPLSADNEWVQLANQLPWSEWDEVYQLAFPSNLGRAGKPFRQLYGAQLIKQRTGLSDREVVDAIRDTPAYQYFLGFSEYQPVRPFDHVTLVYFRKRIAPISDQILNIMAKYTGKLLNEALPDKRVVITDATAFPVNVAYPQDTHLLNGTRLKLEADIKLMSNQLKLAPPRTRKREAKKQWVAFSRHPHRWGKQTHKQIKAQLQYIRRDLRFVDELLAQGGQLSERRLKVLSTVRKVYEQQDYMYRNHTHHVSDRIVSLTQPEIRPIVRGKAKQPVEFGPKVDLSITDGVVNIERFSFDSFNESTDFASTIDHYKDVHGVYPDEVLADTLYRTRANIKLCKDLGIKLSGPKLGRRPKHVDPAKRREEQDAENRRGEIEREFSLIKSKLGLGLVTAKTAETIAVTVDTGVVLANLKRVLSFFCVPISIFVEMDGVKLQIDYKMINRLSNLVA; from the coding sequence ATGGTTTACCGTAAAAAGACAGTACAATTATCAATTAATTCTTTTGAAACTGCTTTAGGATGTCCGCTGAGTGCAGATAATGAATGGGTTCAATTAGCTAATCAATTACCTTGGAGTGAATGGGACGAAGTATACCAATTGGCTTTTCCGTCCAATTTGGGTCGTGCTGGTAAACCATTTAGACAATTATATGGAGCCCAACTAATCAAGCAACGAACAGGCCTTTCCGATCGTGAAGTAGTTGATGCTATTCGGGATACTCCAGCTTATCAATATTTTCTCGGCTTTTCAGAGTACCAACCAGTTCGACCTTTCGATCATGTAACACTTGTATACTTTCGTAAACGGATTGCTCCAATTTCAGACCAGATTCTTAATATCATGGCAAAATACACAGGAAAACTACTCAATGAAGCATTGCCAGATAAAAGAGTGGTAATCACTGATGCTACGGCTTTTCCAGTTAATGTTGCGTATCCGCAGGATACACATCTGCTTAATGGAACACGGCTCAAGTTAGAGGCAGATATCAAACTAATGTCTAATCAGTTGAAGTTAGCTCCGCCACGCACGCGTAAGCGTGAAGCTAAAAAACAATGGGTTGCTTTTTCTCGCCATCCACATCGTTGGGGAAAACAGACTCATAAGCAAATTAAAGCCCAGCTTCAATATATTCGACGCGATTTACGTTTCGTTGATGAACTACTCGCGCAAGGAGGCCAGTTAAGTGAACGCCGTTTGAAAGTTTTGAGCACAGTACGTAAAGTCTATGAACAGCAGGATTATATGTACCGTAATCATACGCATCATGTTAGTGACCGTATTGTAAGCCTGACTCAGCCTGAAATTAGGCCGATTGTACGAGGGAAAGCTAAACAACCAGTAGAATTTGGACCTAAGGTTGATCTATCAATTACAGATGGTGTTGTTAACATTGAACGATTCTCATTTGATTCCTTCAATGAAAGTACTGATTTCGCTTCAACCATAGATCACTATAAGGATGTTCATGGAGTCTATCCTGATGAGGTCTTAGCAGATACACTTTATCGAACACGAGCCAACATTAAGTTGTGCAAAGACTTAGGAATTAAATTAAGTGGTCCTAAGCTTGGCCGAAGGCCTAAACACGTAGATCCAGCTAAACGTCGTGAAGAACAAGATGCAGAAAATCGGCGTGGTGAAATAGAGCGCGAGTTCTCACTGATTAAGAGCAAACTTGGGCTAGGTTTAGTGACCGCCAAAACTGCAGAAACAATTGCCGTAACAGTTGACACTGGAGTTGTATTGGCCAATCTTAAACGTGTATTGAGCTTTTTTTGTGTACCAATTTCTATATTCGTCGAAATGGATGGTGTAAAGCTTCAAATAGATTACAAAATGATTAATCGGCTATCAAATTTAGTGGCCTAA